The following are encoded together in the Myxococcus virescens genome:
- a CDS encoding tetratricopeptide repeat protein has protein sequence MVVRVPPVSAPLDLERVRRKVEAGEILSDAELALLRAEAQRGTGSALRLALAHALINAGAEREALPLLESLRRDFPRDLPVRLGLARALLGLERHGDAERLLTEVLAQSPGDPEVLKVLAVLGLRRGEADKARAYVADALARDPFDAEARLLKEELESVDLPPPSVPQEQVLRPEFTAALTAALGRARVAFRRQGKDLLVKLATGGVGRVDVGSLYAAYQESPGTQGLTAYADALAARLGGLSSGLSAEVAALEARLRPVLRPADFAARAVGALHRPGPAGLEVFYVLEDAEFVRYLPEAALAPAGLTPESADAAAWRNLASRLAPVRPVLVDQGEVRLAEAFSGLWAVAEGDGHDAARLLLPPQRKALALLAGEGPLRVALGRRELVLVCRESDAAACEALARLVPSPDGIPGTFRLTEEGLSAV, from the coding sequence ATGGTCGTTAGAGTCCCGCCAGTGAGTGCCCCCCTGGACCTGGAGCGCGTCCGCCGCAAGGTGGAGGCGGGTGAGATTCTGAGCGACGCGGAGCTGGCCCTGCTCCGTGCCGAGGCGCAGCGTGGCACCGGCTCCGCCTTGCGCCTGGCCCTGGCGCACGCCCTCATCAACGCGGGCGCTGAACGTGAGGCGTTGCCCCTGCTGGAGAGCCTGCGGCGGGATTTCCCACGCGACCTGCCTGTGCGGCTGGGACTGGCGCGGGCCCTGCTCGGACTGGAGCGCCACGGCGACGCGGAGCGGCTGCTGACCGAGGTCCTGGCCCAATCGCCAGGAGACCCGGAGGTGCTCAAGGTGCTCGCGGTGCTGGGCCTGCGGCGCGGTGAAGCGGACAAGGCGCGTGCCTATGTCGCGGATGCGCTGGCTCGCGACCCCTTCGACGCCGAGGCGCGGCTGCTGAAGGAGGAGCTGGAGTCCGTGGACCTGCCGCCTCCGTCCGTTCCCCAGGAGCAGGTGCTGCGCCCGGAGTTCACCGCCGCGCTCACCGCCGCGCTGGGCCGCGCCCGGGTGGCGTTCCGACGGCAGGGGAAGGACCTGCTCGTGAAGCTCGCCACGGGCGGTGTCGGACGCGTGGACGTGGGCTCGCTGTACGCGGCCTATCAGGAGTCCCCGGGCACGCAGGGGCTCACTGCCTACGCGGATGCGCTGGCGGCGCGGCTCGGCGGGTTGTCCTCCGGCCTGAGCGCGGAGGTCGCGGCGTTGGAAGCGCGGCTGCGTCCGGTGCTGCGCCCAGCGGACTTCGCGGCGCGCGCCGTGGGCGCCTTGCACCGGCCCGGTCCCGCGGGTCTGGAAGTCTTCTACGTGCTGGAGGACGCGGAGTTCGTGCGCTACCTGCCCGAAGCCGCACTGGCCCCCGCGGGACTCACGCCGGAGTCGGCGGACGCGGCGGCGTGGCGCAACCTCGCCTCGCGTCTGGCTCCGGTGCGGCCCGTGCTCGTCGACCAGGGGGAAGTCCGGTTGGCGGAGGCCTTCTCCGGACTCTGGGCCGTCGCGGAGGGGGACGGCCACGACGCCGCGCGGCTGCTCCTGCCTCCGCAGCGCAAGGCGCTGGCCCTGCTCGCCGGAGAGGGCCCCCTGCGCGTGGCCCTCGGACGGCGGGAGCTGGTGCTGGTCTGCCGCGAGTCGGATGCCGCCGCGTGCGAGGCGCTGGCGCGACTCGTGCCCTCGCCAGATGGAATCCCGGGCACCTTCCGCCTGACGGAAGAGGGCCTGTCCGCGGTGTGA
- a CDS encoding DUF4230 domain-containing protein — MAHLSRVLTVVLGAALGALGAWLLMKPASPSLPDTPSVVQQMRDVARLETLEVALYKKVTFTPEPQATDALWKDVLNWARYALQNPHGRAIVFANAHLGFDFQRFDRSHLQVTGTRVYVVLPPMEVKVELRPGETEVIDSNLDSEQTAQLLEKARLAFEQEVRSNGKLQRRARESAERSLRALLLTLGYREVLFVDQLPAGTAG; from the coding sequence ATGGCGCACCTCTCGCGAGTCCTCACCGTCGTCCTGGGCGCCGCGCTCGGCGCGCTGGGGGCCTGGCTGCTGATGAAGCCCGCATCGCCATCGCTGCCGGACACGCCGTCCGTCGTGCAGCAGATGCGGGACGTGGCCCGGCTGGAGACGCTGGAGGTCGCGCTCTACAAGAAGGTGACCTTCACGCCGGAGCCCCAGGCCACGGATGCGCTCTGGAAGGACGTGCTGAACTGGGCGCGTTACGCGCTCCAGAATCCGCATGGCCGCGCCATCGTCTTCGCGAACGCGCACCTGGGCTTCGACTTCCAGCGCTTCGACCGCTCTCATCTCCAGGTGACGGGCACGCGCGTCTACGTGGTGCTGCCACCCATGGAGGTGAAGGTGGAGCTGCGTCCCGGGGAGACGGAGGTCATCGACTCCAACCTGGACAGCGAGCAGACGGCGCAGTTGCTGGAGAAGGCCCGCCTCGCCTTCGAGCAGGAGGTCCGCTCGAACGGGAAACTCCAGCGGCGGGCGCGGGAGTCCGCGGAGCGTTCACTGCGGGCGCTGCTGCTCACGCTGGGCTACCGCGAGGTGCTGTTCGTGGACCAGCTGCCCGCGGGCACGGCGGGCTGA
- a CDS encoding helix-turn-helix domain-containing protein, translated as MNDDDLPGRLARNIRSLRETRGATQAQLSRLAGVPRATWAHLESGAANPTLSVLHRVAAALQVSLEELIAKPRASARHYPRAILPVRTRGGGMLRKLLPDPLPGMEFDRVELPPQVRITGVPHTPGTREYLACESGELVLVASGERFHLQPGDVVVFRGDQKHSYENPGARTAVGYSVVLLAPSL; from the coding sequence ATGAACGACGATGACCTGCCCGGCAGACTGGCCCGCAACATCCGTTCCCTGCGCGAGACGCGAGGCGCCACACAGGCGCAGCTGTCCCGGCTGGCGGGCGTGCCGCGCGCCACCTGGGCCCATCTGGAGTCCGGCGCGGCCAACCCGACGCTGTCCGTGCTGCACCGCGTGGCCGCCGCGCTCCAGGTGTCGCTGGAGGAGCTGATTGCGAAGCCCCGCGCCAGTGCCCGGCACTACCCGCGCGCCATCCTGCCCGTCCGGACGCGTGGGGGCGGCATGCTGCGCAAGCTGCTGCCGGACCCGCTGCCTGGCATGGAGTTCGACCGCGTGGAGCTGCCGCCGCAGGTGCGCATCACCGGCGTTCCGCACACCCCCGGCACCCGGGAGTACCTGGCATGTGAGTCGGGGGAGCTGGTGCTCGTCGCCAGTGGGGAGCGCTTCCACCTCCAGCCCGGGGACGTGGTCGTCTTCCGGGGGGACCAGAAGCACTCGTACGAGAATCCTGGAGCACGGACGGCCGTGGGTTACTCGGTCGTCCTGCTGGCGCCTTCGCTATGA
- a CDS encoding SDR family NAD(P)-dependent oxidoreductase, whose amino-acid sequence MNRIDKSILITGASRGLGLALMNGLARRGARVVGVARHAAEMEAVAEALRWEGLEAHALAYDVGDKEAIYPMVGAATALVGPLDVLVHNASTLGPTPLPLLLDTACEDLQRVLEVNVVGPFRLTKAVAGNMAVRGKGLVMHITSDAAVSAYPRWGAYGVSKAALEHLGRVWAAELEGTGVRFVSVDPGEMDTRMYRDAVPDGDYSQLSRPEAVAARLVEWMVWQSESVPSGARLEAAKLEAA is encoded by the coding sequence ATGAATCGCATCGACAAGAGCATCCTGATTACGGGCGCGAGCCGGGGACTGGGGCTGGCGCTGATGAATGGCTTGGCTCGCCGGGGCGCGCGGGTGGTGGGCGTGGCGCGTCATGCCGCGGAGATGGAGGCCGTCGCGGAGGCGCTGCGCTGGGAGGGGCTGGAGGCGCACGCGCTGGCCTACGACGTGGGGGACAAGGAGGCCATCTACCCGATGGTGGGCGCGGCCACCGCGCTGGTGGGCCCGCTGGACGTGCTGGTCCACAACGCGAGCACGCTGGGGCCCACACCGCTGCCGCTGCTGCTGGACACCGCCTGCGAGGACCTGCAGCGCGTGCTGGAGGTCAACGTGGTGGGCCCCTTCCGCCTCACCAAGGCGGTGGCCGGGAACATGGCGGTGCGAGGCAAGGGGCTGGTCATGCACATCACCTCGGATGCGGCGGTGTCCGCCTATCCCCGCTGGGGCGCATACGGCGTGTCCAAGGCCGCGCTGGAGCACCTGGGGCGCGTCTGGGCCGCGGAGCTGGAGGGCACGGGCGTGCGCTTCGTCTCGGTGGACCCCGGGGAGATGGACACGCGGATGTACCGCGACGCGGTGCCGGATGGGGACTACTCGCAGTTGAGCCGCCCGGAGGCGGTGGCGGCCCGGCTCGTGGAGTGGATGGTGTGGCAGTCGGAGTCTGTGCCCTCGGGCGCCCGCCTGGAGGCAGCGAAGCTGGAGGCCGCATGA
- a CDS encoding S-adenosylmethionine:tRNA ribosyltransferase-isomerase, producing the protein MKPARWPADHPDEGRLLHVEPRARRYRDTRVADLPSLLRAGDLLVVNDAATLPASLVGRTESGERIELRLLSREPDGTWTGVLFGAGDWRRRTEDRPPPPVLAVGAGLVVGGLKARVVAVLPPSPRLLRVAFDETGAALWSGLYRSGRPVQYAYMEAPLSLWHVQTAYGARPWSVEAPSAGLPLSWSVLLTLRKQGVRLASLTHAAGLSSTGDSTLDAALPRPERSDIPAATVEAILHTRASGGRVVAVGTTVVRALEGRAARHGGWLVAGEEVTDLLLGPGFVPRLVHGLLTGVHEPGSSHHALLQAFAPLPLLQEVAAHAEARGYLGHEFGDSCLLLDA; encoded by the coding sequence ATGAAGCCCGCGCGCTGGCCCGCGGACCACCCCGATGAGGGACGCCTGCTGCATGTGGAGCCGCGCGCCCGCCGCTATCGCGACACCCGCGTGGCGGACCTCCCGTCGCTGCTGCGCGCCGGGGACCTGCTGGTGGTGAACGACGCCGCCACGCTGCCCGCGTCGCTGGTGGGGCGAACGGAGTCCGGAGAGCGAATCGAGCTGCGCCTGCTGTCACGCGAGCCGGACGGAACCTGGACAGGGGTGCTCTTCGGCGCGGGGGACTGGCGACGGCGCACGGAGGACCGGCCACCACCGCCGGTGCTGGCCGTGGGCGCGGGGCTCGTGGTGGGAGGCCTGAAGGCGCGGGTGGTGGCGGTGCTGCCACCGTCTCCCCGATTGTTGCGGGTGGCCTTCGACGAGACGGGGGCGGCGCTCTGGTCCGGGCTCTACCGGAGCGGGCGTCCGGTGCAGTACGCGTACATGGAGGCGCCGCTGTCGCTGTGGCATGTGCAGACGGCGTATGGCGCGCGGCCCTGGTCCGTGGAGGCGCCCTCCGCGGGGCTGCCCCTCTCCTGGAGCGTGCTGCTGACGCTGCGCAAGCAGGGCGTGCGGCTGGCCTCGCTCACCCACGCGGCGGGGCTGTCCTCCACGGGAGACTCGACGCTGGACGCGGCGTTGCCTCGGCCCGAGCGTTCCGACATTCCCGCCGCCACGGTGGAGGCCATCCTGCACACGCGCGCTTCCGGCGGGCGGGTGGTGGCGGTGGGCACCACCGTGGTGCGGGCCCTGGAGGGCCGCGCGGCGCGGCACGGCGGCTGGCTGGTGGCAGGGGAGGAGGTGACGGACCTGCTGCTGGGGCCGGGCTTCGTCCCCCGGCTGGTGCACGGGCTGCTCACCGGCGTGCACGAGCCGGGGAGCAGCCACCATGCGTTGCTCCAGGCCTTCGCGCCGTTGCCGCTGCTCCAGGAGGTGGCCGCGCACGCGGAGGCGCGCGGCTACCTGGGGCACGAGTTCGGAGACTCGTGCCTGCTGCTGGACGCGTGA
- a CDS encoding zinc-dependent alcohol dehydrogenase, which produces MKAVVFHGIGDIRLDDVEEPRIEKPTDAIVRLTASAICGTDLHMIRGTMPGMKPGTILGHEGVGVIEALGDDVRNLNIGDRVVIPSTIACGNCSYCRAGYHAQCNDANPNGPSAGTAFFGGPQETGPFHGMQAEKVRVPFANVGLVRIPEGVSDEQAILISDIFPTGYMGAELAEIKPGDTVAVFGCGPVGLFAIVSAKLLGAGRVFAIDCHEDRLDLARAQGAEVINFEEEDPLETLKRLTNGIGVDRAIDAVGVDAMHPHHGPAAKKAHQEKAEFKREVKEAAPKTNPKGDNWVPGDAPAQALMWAVEGLAKAGTLSIIGVYPAQVRTFPIGMAMNKNLTMKMGNCNHRKYIPKLLELVRTGVVDPTAILSHVEPMGSAIDAYRNFDVRKPGWVKVELEPTQLQ; this is translated from the coding sequence ATGAAGGCTGTCGTTTTCCATGGGATTGGGGACATCCGGCTCGACGACGTGGAGGAGCCGCGAATCGAGAAGCCGACGGATGCCATCGTCCGCCTGACGGCGAGCGCCATCTGCGGCACGGACCTCCACATGATTCGCGGCACCATGCCGGGCATGAAGCCGGGCACCATCCTGGGCCACGAAGGCGTGGGCGTCATCGAGGCGCTGGGCGATGACGTCCGCAACCTCAACATCGGCGACCGGGTGGTCATCCCGTCCACCATCGCCTGTGGCAACTGCTCGTACTGCCGCGCCGGGTACCACGCGCAGTGCAACGACGCCAACCCCAACGGCCCCAGCGCGGGCACGGCCTTCTTCGGCGGTCCCCAGGAGACGGGGCCCTTCCACGGCATGCAGGCGGAGAAGGTGCGGGTGCCCTTCGCGAACGTGGGTCTGGTGCGCATTCCCGAGGGCGTCAGCGACGAGCAGGCCATCCTCATCTCCGACATCTTCCCCACCGGCTACATGGGCGCGGAGCTGGCGGAAATCAAACCCGGGGACACCGTGGCGGTGTTCGGCTGCGGTCCCGTGGGCCTCTTCGCCATCGTCAGCGCGAAGCTGCTGGGCGCCGGCCGTGTCTTCGCCATCGACTGCCACGAGGACCGGCTGGACCTGGCGCGGGCCCAGGGCGCCGAGGTCATCAACTTCGAGGAGGAAGACCCGCTCGAGACGCTCAAGCGCCTCACCAACGGCATTGGCGTGGACCGCGCCATCGACGCGGTGGGCGTGGACGCCATGCATCCCCACCACGGCCCCGCGGCGAAGAAGGCCCACCAGGAGAAGGCCGAGTTCAAGCGCGAGGTGAAGGAAGCCGCCCCGAAAACGAATCCCAAGGGTGACAACTGGGTGCCCGGCGACGCGCCCGCGCAGGCCCTGATGTGGGCCGTGGAGGGACTGGCCAAGGCCGGCACCCTGTCCATCATCGGCGTCTACCCGGCGCAGGTGCGCACATTCCCCATCGGCATGGCGATGAACAAGAACCTCACGATGAAGATGGGCAACTGCAACCACCGCAAGTACATCCCCAAGCTGCTGGAGCTGGTGCGCACTGGCGTGGTGGACCCCACGGCCATCCTGTCCCACGTGGAGCCCATGGGCAGCGCCATTGACGCGTATCGCAACTTCGACGTGCGCAAGCCCGGCTGGGTGAAGGTGGAGCTGGAGCCCACGCAGCTCCAGTAG
- a CDS encoding Ppx/GppA phosphatase family protein, translating into MPSRPTPPVLAAIDVGTNAVRLELARPDADGALETLHQERDAIRPGEGVFATGSMPEETAERLLATLRRYAALCRRHKAQVRAVATSAMREAKNSADIVRRVREEASLNLEVVSGKEEARLICLGVLHRKPSHTRSLLIDIGGGSTEIATAMGEKPDNLWSLALGSVRLTEVFDASRTVPPRQLRLMRSFVSDVLQKTLPPTVPNVPRVALGSSGTINAVVSFAAAENSGNATVRQLTQTVDTLAQMPPERRRKRFDPRRADIIVSGAVILEGVARHLGVESVSVVNRGLRDGILVDLLYRQDEHRQDHSLADAALALGKRFYFDEKHARQVARLALTLFDNLAALHQLPLSVRSHLEVAALLHDVGHAVSYERHHKHTYYLIRHADLPGLADRERELVARVARYHRRSPPELTHAGMAGLNPAEARTVRKLATLLRVANALDVSHHQPIKDFKATNGRDGVALHLHTRHPVDLELWNADREVVNFRRVFGKRLTFHVHHASNGR; encoded by the coding sequence ATGCCTTCTCGCCCCACTCCGCCCGTACTCGCCGCCATTGACGTGGGCACCAACGCCGTCCGTCTGGAGCTGGCGCGGCCAGACGCCGACGGCGCGCTCGAAACCCTGCACCAGGAACGCGACGCCATCCGCCCGGGAGAGGGCGTCTTCGCCACCGGTTCCATGCCGGAGGAGACGGCCGAGCGCCTGCTGGCCACCCTGCGCCGCTACGCCGCCCTCTGCCGCCGCCACAAGGCCCAGGTGCGCGCCGTGGCCACCAGCGCCATGCGTGAGGCCAAGAACAGCGCCGACATCGTCCGCCGCGTGCGCGAGGAGGCCAGCCTCAACCTGGAGGTCGTCAGCGGAAAGGAAGAGGCCCGCCTCATCTGCCTGGGCGTGCTCCACCGCAAGCCGTCCCACACGCGCTCGCTCCTCATCGACATCGGCGGCGGCAGCACCGAAATCGCCACCGCCATGGGCGAGAAGCCCGACAACCTCTGGAGCCTCGCGCTGGGCTCCGTGCGCCTCACCGAGGTCTTCGACGCCTCGCGCACCGTGCCGCCCCGGCAGCTGCGCCTCATGCGCAGCTTCGTCTCGGACGTGCTGCAAAAGACGCTGCCCCCCACGGTGCCCAACGTCCCCCGCGTGGCGCTCGGCTCGTCCGGCACCATCAACGCCGTGGTGTCCTTCGCCGCCGCGGAGAACAGCGGCAACGCCACCGTCCGGCAGCTCACGCAGACAGTGGACACCCTGGCGCAGATGCCTCCCGAGCGCCGCCGCAAGCGCTTCGACCCGCGCCGCGCGGACATCATCGTCTCCGGCGCTGTCATCCTGGAGGGCGTGGCCAGGCACCTGGGCGTCGAGTCCGTCAGCGTCGTCAACCGCGGCCTGCGCGACGGCATCCTCGTGGACCTGCTCTACCGGCAGGATGAGCACCGCCAGGACCACAGCCTCGCGGACGCCGCCCTCGCTCTGGGCAAGCGCTTCTACTTCGACGAGAAGCATGCCCGACAGGTCGCCCGGCTGGCACTCACCCTGTTCGACAACCTGGCCGCCCTGCACCAGTTGCCGCTGTCGGTGCGCTCCCACCTGGAGGTCGCCGCCCTCCTCCACGACGTGGGCCACGCCGTCAGCTACGAGCGGCACCACAAGCACACGTACTACCTCATCCGCCACGCCGACCTGCCGGGCCTCGCCGACCGCGAGCGCGAGCTGGTGGCCCGCGTCGCCCGCTACCACCGGCGCAGCCCGCCGGAGCTGACCCACGCCGGCATGGCGGGCCTCAACCCAGCCGAGGCGCGGACGGTGCGCAAGCTGGCCACCTTGCTGCGCGTGGCCAACGCCCTGGACGTCAGCCACCACCAGCCCATCAAGGACTTCAAGGCCACCAACGGCCGCGATGGTGTGGCGCTGCACCTGCACACCCGGCACCCCGTGGACCTGGAGCTGTGGAACGCGGACCGCGAGGTCGTGAACTTCCGCCGCGTCTTCGGCAAGCGGCTCACCTTCCACGTCCACCACGCCTCCAACGGCCGCTAG
- a CDS encoding type VI immunity family protein, whose product MTEHYPRLRVHARNGHLVLREGLNICFYMHRPHAAVAQHVLRALETFREAVGADVFGRYADSEGDWHPLDASGWQHVRSDLQADDWAVVRLQSGPHEESIHAFEYHGKDLQTAATEAPGAVTALGFWLPTERLEDWGPQRIRELALDLARPLPFCSGHAGLSFNGELDLVGVEQQTDAWRFRYPGLDIIDVGGLSWKLGTRLRGPSWLTFLGQPVLDELNGAMGLQTRLSAAGTTVQALDDGRAVVTLGERPEAGDMDQGDRLPAYRELARALEPWMYREEHLLGFGAEAQRRWERRFLD is encoded by the coding sequence ATGACCGAGCACTACCCTCGCCTTCGCGTCCATGCCCGCAATGGGCACCTCGTACTTCGGGAAGGACTGAATATCTGCTTCTACATGCATCGGCCGCATGCCGCCGTGGCGCAGCATGTCCTGCGTGCCCTGGAGACCTTTCGGGAGGCGGTCGGCGCTGACGTCTTTGGCAGATATGCCGATTCAGAAGGGGACTGGCACCCGCTGGATGCGTCGGGCTGGCAGCACGTCCGGAGCGACCTTCAGGCCGATGACTGGGCCGTGGTCCGGCTCCAGAGCGGTCCCCACGAGGAATCGATTCACGCGTTCGAGTATCACGGGAAGGACCTCCAGACCGCCGCCACCGAAGCCCCAGGCGCTGTCACCGCGCTGGGATTCTGGTTGCCCACTGAACGCCTGGAGGACTGGGGCCCCCAACGCATTCGCGAACTCGCACTCGACCTGGCACGGCCGCTCCCCTTCTGCTCCGGACATGCGGGCCTCTCCTTCAACGGGGAACTCGACCTCGTGGGCGTCGAGCAGCAAACCGATGCGTGGCGCTTCCGTTACCCGGGGCTCGACATCATCGACGTGGGAGGGCTCTCCTGGAAGCTGGGCACGCGACTCCGAGGACCTTCCTGGCTCACCTTCCTGGGCCAGCCCGTGCTGGACGAACTGAACGGCGCCATGGGCCTCCAGACTCGCCTGAGCGCGGCGGGGACCACGGTGCAGGCCCTGGATGACGGTCGTGCCGTCGTCACGCTCGGGGAACGGCCAGAAGCCGGGGATATGGACCAGGGCGACAGGCTCCCCGCCTATCGCGAACTGGCCCGTGCGCTGGAGCCTTGGATGTATCGCGAGGAGCACCTGCTCGGATTTGGGGCGGAAGCGCAGCGCCGCTGGGAACGCCGCTTCCTCGACTGA
- a CDS encoding phospholipase D-like domain-containing protein, whose translation MRAEASPPPLTAPGVRVPLNEVREERFTLLDGGTEAYPRMLEAIASAQVRVHLEVYTFERDGIGARFLEALVAAAHRGVAVKVVVDGWGSIGASRHLTQTLEAAGAKVRVYNPLTSLCTGRSWRNHRKILLVDDSVAFLGGINIGDAYAANGDQPGWADLALELRGDICRQLGATLHAGASALESGAVRLFLSGFAGGHRLRKRYLQAIDGAEHEVVLAHAYFLPDKGFMRALKRASRRGVAVRLMLAGRSDVVFARAATMRLYRDFLRAGVSIHEWTDSTLHAKAALVDGRKLLVGSFNLDPLSLVNLETLVEVEEPGVAAQAQRWFDKHLRGSRRVYLEDCARSGLQQWLLDIVGLAVARLAERFASFMGRRRKR comes from the coding sequence ATGCGCGCCGAAGCCTCACCGCCGCCGTTGACCGCTCCTGGCGTCCGCGTTCCCCTCAACGAGGTCCGTGAGGAGCGCTTCACCCTGCTCGACGGCGGGACGGAGGCGTACCCGCGGATGCTGGAGGCCATCGCCTCCGCGCAGGTGCGGGTGCACCTGGAGGTCTACACCTTCGAGCGGGATGGCATTGGCGCGAGGTTCCTCGAAGCGCTGGTGGCCGCGGCGCACCGGGGCGTCGCGGTGAAGGTGGTGGTGGACGGCTGGGGCAGCATTGGCGCCAGCCGGCACCTCACGCAGACGCTGGAGGCCGCGGGGGCGAAGGTGCGCGTGTACAACCCGCTCACCTCGCTGTGCACCGGCCGCTCCTGGCGCAACCACCGGAAGATTCTCCTCGTCGATGACTCGGTGGCGTTCCTGGGAGGCATCAACATCGGGGACGCGTACGCGGCGAATGGGGATCAGCCCGGCTGGGCCGACCTGGCGCTGGAGCTGCGAGGTGACATCTGCCGCCAGCTGGGGGCCACGCTGCACGCGGGGGCCTCCGCGCTGGAGTCGGGCGCGGTGCGGCTGTTCCTGTCCGGCTTCGCGGGTGGGCACCGGCTGCGCAAGCGGTACCTCCAGGCGATTGACGGCGCGGAGCACGAGGTGGTGCTGGCGCACGCGTACTTCCTGCCGGACAAGGGCTTCATGCGGGCGCTCAAGCGCGCCTCGCGGCGAGGCGTGGCGGTGCGGCTGATGCTGGCCGGGCGCAGCGACGTGGTGTTCGCGCGCGCGGCGACCATGCGGCTGTACCGCGACTTCCTGCGCGCCGGGGTGAGCATCCACGAGTGGACCGACTCCACGCTGCACGCGAAGGCGGCGCTGGTGGACGGAAGGAAGCTGCTGGTGGGCAGCTTCAATCTGGACCCGCTGTCGCTGGTGAATCTGGAGACGCTGGTGGAGGTGGAGGAGCCCGGCGTGGCGGCGCAGGCGCAGCGGTGGTTCGACAAGCACCTGCGCGGCTCGCGGCGGGTGTACCTGGAGGACTGCGCGCGCTCCGGGCTCCAGCAGTGGCTGCTGGACATCGTGGGGCTGGCCGTCGCCCGCCTCGCGGAGCGCTTCGCCAGCTTCATGGGCCGGCGGCGGAAGCGGTAG
- a CDS encoding serine/threonine-protein kinase codes for MALVYRGLHEMLQREVAIKELLPDGQRDRETLSRFRREALALAAFRHQNIVTLYDMVEKGESLFMVMELVDGPTLHTLIKEGPLPADVTGVIAARIASALDHAHFRHIIHRDLKPANVMLTKSGEVKLMDFGIAKDVGMEALTQQGMAVGTPSYMSPEQVTGVPVDGRTDIFSLGVLLYEALSGARPFHGKTAGEVFAKIRDGKYTPLSKVAPNVPAPLVRIIQRAMEVKPEDRFPDAAAMRRELDVFLAQEVQVSHAALLVAFLRHRQKLTETEAQQLMRPHELDAAVEVFDTGRSRQGGKLRWALAAAIALMTAAGTGLYFTQAQWAPLVEQLAR; via the coding sequence ATGGCCCTGGTGTACCGAGGCCTGCACGAGATGCTGCAGCGCGAAGTCGCCATCAAGGAGCTGCTCCCGGATGGCCAGCGCGACAGGGAGACGTTGTCGCGTTTCCGGCGCGAGGCGCTCGCGCTCGCGGCCTTCCGTCACCAGAACATCGTGACGCTCTACGACATGGTGGAGAAGGGTGAGAGCCTCTTCATGGTGATGGAGCTGGTGGACGGGCCCACCCTCCACACGCTCATCAAGGAAGGCCCGCTGCCAGCGGACGTCACCGGCGTCATCGCCGCGCGCATCGCCAGCGCGCTGGACCACGCGCACTTCCGCCACATCATCCACCGCGACCTCAAGCCCGCCAACGTCATGCTCACCAAGTCCGGTGAGGTGAAGCTGATGGACTTCGGCATCGCCAAGGACGTGGGCATGGAGGCGCTCACCCAGCAGGGCATGGCGGTGGGAACGCCGTCGTACATGTCCCCGGAGCAGGTGACGGGCGTGCCGGTGGATGGCCGCACCGACATCTTCTCGCTCGGCGTGCTGCTCTACGAAGCCCTCTCCGGCGCGCGCCCCTTCCACGGCAAGACGGCGGGCGAGGTCTTCGCGAAGATTCGCGACGGCAAGTACACGCCGCTCTCCAAGGTGGCGCCCAACGTCCCCGCGCCGCTGGTGCGCATCATCCAGCGCGCCATGGAGGTGAAGCCGGAGGACCGCTTCCCGGACGCCGCCGCCATGCGCCGTGAACTGGACGTCTTCCTCGCGCAGGAGGTGCAGGTGTCCCACGCGGCGCTGCTGGTGGCCTTCCTGCGCCACCGTCAGAAGCTGACGGAGACGGAGGCCCAGCAGCTCATGCGGCCGCACGAGCTGGACGCCGCGGTGGAGGTGTTCGACACGGGGCGCTCCCGCCAGGGCGGGAAGCTGCGGTGGGCTCTGGCCGCCGCCATCGCGTTGATGACGGCGGCGGGCACCGGGCTCTACTTCACCCAGGCCCAGTGGGCGCCGCTGGTGGAGCAGCTCGCCCGCTGA
- the queF gene encoding preQ(1) synthase yields the protein MPSQPSKELQTFPNPAADRDYEIVFDVPEFTCLCPLTGQPDFARFKISYVPDQSCIELKSLKLYMWAYRNEGAFHEKVTNTIADDIIKAIQPRKLTVVGDFFVRGGIGTIVTVTHDKSKQQA from the coding sequence ATGCCCTCGCAGCCGTCCAAGGAACTTCAGACCTTCCCCAACCCCGCCGCCGATCGCGACTACGAAATCGTGTTCGACGTCCCGGAGTTCACCTGTCTCTGCCCGCTCACCGGTCAGCCGGACTTCGCACGTTTCAAGATCAGCTACGTGCCGGACCAGAGCTGCATCGAGCTGAAGAGCCTCAAGCTCTACATGTGGGCGTACCGCAATGAGGGGGCCTTCCACGAGAAGGTCACCAACACCATCGCGGACGACATCATCAAGGCCATCCAGCCGCGCAAGCTCACCGTGGTGGGCGACTTCTTCGTGCGCGGCGGCATCGGCACCATCGTCACCGTCACGCACGACAAGTCCAAGCAGCAGGCCTGA